The genomic region ACCATCGGGCCCAACACCGATTTCCACGAACTGAAGCCGGACGTCGGCAGAATCGAACTGCCAGAAGTTCCGTTCATGATAGTGGAACACAAACCCAGGCTGCAACGGGTGGCGCAACCCGAGTACCCGGAGATGGCACGGGCAGCGGGCATCGAGGGCAAGGTGGCGGTGTCGATGGTGGTGGATACCCTCGGCAACGTGGTAAGGGCCGAGGTCTACGCGACCTCGGGCAACACCTTGCTCGACCAGGCTGCAGTCAGCGCCGCCTACAGGTGCGGCTTTGTTCCCGGATATCAGCGTGATCGGCCGGTCGTTGTGCGTAACGTTGTTCTGCCCTTCAACTTCCGGCTGCAATAGCGCAGTCAGACGCGGAGTTCATCGGCGGGAGTGACGTCAGGTGGGTTCCAAGTTGCAGGCGTGTGGACTGCGCTCGGTGGCGGACTGCCAAGGGAGGCGTGCGTCGAAAGGCGCAGAAGAAGCGAAGGGGAGTTGCCGCCCTATGTCAGTGGCAGGTCACGGAGCGGCTGCGTCTCGGGGTAAGGCGCAAGACCTGAGGACTACCAAGGCCGCGTCCGGGTAGCCCGTCTGGTGGCCGCCAACGTGGCGGCGTCGGTTGGTCAGTAGCTCTGGAGAGAGACTCCGGTTCCTGATTCGAGGCTTGGCGTGCGGGTGGGACCGGGGCGACTGACGGCCTCGCGCCTGCAAGCTGGAGACAGCCAGCGTTCCCGGCGTGACAATCGGGTGGGCGGATGTAGAAGTATGGGCACAAGGCGATCTGAACGGCAGTCAGGAGTTGACGGCAAGCTGCCTGCATCCGGCAGTTCGAATGGCCGGGTGAACATTGGAAGACCGAAGGGCCAGGAGGAACGCCAGCCGTGGGAGTTGGGGCTGTTCTGGCTGCTGGTCGCCGCGATAGCGCTGGCAACCATGCTCGTTCTCTCGGGTTCCGTCCGCTTCTTCGCCGGCGACGTCAACGGTAGCTG from candidate division WOR-3 bacterium harbors:
- a CDS encoding TonB family protein, with protein sequence MKTRTAQFDYDREYGRDIRMAAAVALGLVIAGFLFLPQPKVVPYKLRGPVVVDFTPVEPSPLVYAPPEPMEPVHRGVPVASDNPEVLTIGPNTDFHELKPDVGRIELPEVPFMIVEHKPRLQRVAQPEYPEMARAAGIEGKVAVSMVVDTLGNVVRAEVYATSGNTLLDQAAVSAAYRCGFVPGYQRDRPVVVRNVVLPFNFRLQ